GGGAGACTAGCCGCATAATCCTTGACCCGCTGAACGTCCACCACTCCGGCAATGTTCACCCCGCAATGACAGACAAAGACCCCCACCCGGGGCTCCAGAGAGAGCAACTCTTCGTCTTCCGGAGGAAAACTCTTCTCTACCGCGTCCTTTCCGCGGACCTCAGAGAGGAGTTCGGAGACCTGGGCGGCCGCACCACTGGCCTGCATCACGCTTTCGGGAATGTCCTTCGGCCCCTGAAAGGCCCCGGCCACATAGATTCCCGGCCTGAGGGTCAGGGGATCCGCCGCCGAGGTCCGGGCAAAACCGAAGGGATTGAGCTCCACCCCGAACCTCTGGGCCAACTCTTCGGCTCCGGCCGGGGCCGAAAGCCCCACCGAAAGAACCACCATATCAAAGAGCTCCCGGTGGACCTCCCCCTCCTCGGTAACGTAGGTCAGCCCCAGACGGCCGTCCACCTGCTCCACCTTGGGTACCCGGGCCCGGACCACCCGCAGGCCGTATTTTTCCACCGCCCGCTCAAAGGCCGCATCAAAGCCCTTGCCCATGGTGCGGATATCCATAAAAAAGAGGGCAATTTCGGTCTCGGGGGCATGTTCCTTGAGCATAGAGGCCTCTTTCATGGCGTACATGCAGCAGACCGAGGAGCAGAAGGGCCGCCCGCAGGAGACATCCCGGGAGCCTACACACTGGAGGAAGGCGATCTTCCGGGGATGGGTGAGGTCTGAGGGGCGTAGGATTTCTCCTTCGGTAGGGCCGGAAACACACATCAAACGCTCGATCTCCAGGCTGGTCATCACATCGGGATAGACCCCGTAGCCGTACTTGGTAAGGGCCTCCTCCGGCACCTCCCCGAACCCGGGACAGAGGACCACCGCCCCCACCTCAAGCTCCCGCACCTCGGGTTTTTGCGAAAAATCTATGGCCTTAGGGCCGCAGACGTTGGTGCAAATCATACAGGTCTCATGGTTGAGCCGGAGACAACGCTCTTCATCAATGTAATAAGAGGTAGGAACCGCCTGAGGAAAGTCGATGCGCGCGGCCCGGGTGAAATCGAGCCGCTCATTATACTCGTCCACGGCCTCCCGCGGACAGTACTGCATACACTGTCCACAGGCCGTGCACTTGTCCGGATCCACATAGCGGGGCCTAATCTTTACCCGGGCCTTGAAATTTCCCGGCCGCCCGGAGAGACCCTCCACCTCGGCCAGGGTTAGGATTTCAATGTTGGGAGACCGACCGGCCTCCACCATCTTGGGCGCCAGTATTCAGATACTGCAGTCGTTGGTGGGGAAGGTCTTGTCGAGCTTGGCCATCACCCCCCCGATGGAGGCCTTCTTCTCCACCAGGTAGACGTAATAGCCAAGGTCCGCGAGATCCAGAGCGGTCTGGATCCCGGCGATTCCACCTCCCACCACCAAGACCTTTCCAGACTTTTTGGCCATCTAAGTCCTCCTCTGCAGTTTTAGGCGGCCTTCTTTTCCTCCTCCGGCGAGACCCGGAGAGAGACCGGTCCAAAACAGCCCAGCCCATGGAAAGGACTGGTGACCTTGGGGCTCTCCAGGGCCCGCCGCATGGCCATGTCGTAAAGGACCCGCGGCTTGGGTTTGTCGATCCCCAGGGCCTTACGCTTGGCCTGAATATGGTCGATCATGATGGCCGCGAATTCCCCGGCCTTGCGGGCCACCCTCCAGCCAGCCCCAAAGATCCTTTCCATCTCGTGGAAGAGGAAGTCGGTGGCCACCTGGCTTTTGAGCGTGGGGAAGTCCGGTCCGAAGACCACCGTGGCCCCACTGGCCACAAAGTATTGCCCGATGGTGATGGCCTTCTCGCTCATCCACTGCGGGGCGCATCCTACGGCCGGAAGATCACTAATATCCTCGCCCAGACCCCCGGTGTTCACCATTTCCGTGGCCGCGATAAGGATCCGGCTGTTGTCCACGCAGGAGCCCATGTGCAGCACCGGAGGACAACCTACGGCCTCCAGGACCTCCCGCAGGGAGTCCCCGGCCAACTCCGCCGCCTCGGGCCTCAAAAGTCCGGCCCGCCCCAGTCCGGTGGCCGCACAACCGGTGGTCAGCACCAGGACGTTATTGGCGATAAGTTCCTTGGCCAGCTCCACATGGACCTCTTCGTCCACCCGGAAGTTGTCGCAACCCACAATGGCCGCCACTCCCAGGATCTTTCCGTTGATGATGTTTTCGTTAAGGGGCTTGTAAGAGGCCCGGAAGCGCCCTCCGAGCATGTAGAGGATGGTCTCGTGGCTGAAGCCCACCACCACATCCACGGAATGATCCGGGATGTCCACCCGGGACTTATCCCGCTTGGGGAAACGGGCGATGGCCTCTCGCAGGATCTGTTTGGCGCACTCCAGGGCCTTGCGGGCGTCAAACTCGATATGGATGGCCCCTTCCATGCGGGCCCGGGGATTGGTGGTAATCACCGCGGTATGAAAGTGCCGGGCGATTTCGGCCACATTCTGCATGATGCACTGCACATCCACCACCACCGCCTCTAGGGCCCCGGTGGCGATAGCCGCCTCTTGCTGGAGAAAACTTCCGGCCACCGGGATCCCCCGACGCATAAGGACCTCGTTGCCCGTACAGCAGATGCCCGCAAGGTTCACCCCCTTGGCCCCCACTTTTTTGGCCTCTTCCACGATCTCCGGATCGCTGGCCGCTATGGCTAGGGCCTCGGCCAAAACCGGCTCATGCCCGTGCACGGCCACATTGACCATGTCCTCCCGAATGACACTGAGCCCGATGTTAACCCGGGCCTTAATGGGGCCGGGGTTTCCGAAAAGGAGGTCTTGAAATTCGGTGGCGATCATGGAGCCGCCCCAGCCGTCGGCCAGGGCCGTGCGGGCACAGGCCATAAAGATATTCCGATGGTCCTGGTCCACCCCGATGGTGGTCCGGTGAAGGAGTTCCACCACCTCCCGGTCCACACCTCGAGGCCAGACTCCAAGCTCCCGCCAGAGCTGTTTCCTCTTTTCTGGAGCCCGGTTGAGGAGAGGGATCTCTCCCTCCTGCTGATTGAAGACCCGCAGGGCGGCCTCGGCCATTTCCTGGAGGAGGGCTTGCTCTTCCTGATCAGGATTTACCCCCAAGGCCTGGGCCACCACCCGCAGTTTCCGCTTGTCCTTAACCTCAAAGGGGGTCTCCCCATGGACGGTCTCATAGAAGTCGATGGCCACCTGGCGGCCGTGATCCGAGTGGGCCGAGGCCCCTCCGGCCACCATACGTCCAAAGTTACGGGCCACCACCGTAGCCGCGCTGGCCCCGCAGACCCCGCGCAACTCCTCCACCCCTTCCACTACCTGACAAGGCCCCATGTTGCACACCCGGCAACAGGTGCCTCCCTTTCCAAAAAGACAGGGCGTGGTCCCCCGGCGCTCCACCCGGGCCGGAGTGGTCAGGACTTCGTCCCCCAGCCTTTCATAGATGACCCGGGCGGTCTCGTTCTGGACCTTGGGCGCGGCCTTCTTCTTTTTGAAACGAGCCCTGGTGTCCATATCGGCCTCCTTTGATTTGAATTCTTTAATTCTTAATTTATATTGTCTCTAAAAACCTGTCTAGCCCACCTCACTGGGAAGGCCCGCCCAGAGCTTGGCCGCCTCCACGGTGTTTTTCATGAGCATAGTAATGGTCATGGGGCCCACGCCTCCGGGCACCGGGGTAATGGCCGAGGCCTTTTCCTTTACGGAGTCAAAGTCCACGTCTCCGCAAAGGATGGCCTTGCCCTCGGGAGTGGTCCCGATGCGATTCACCCCCACGTCGATGACCACCACTCCCTCTTTAACCATGTCCGCGGTGATGACCTTGGGCCGCCCGGCAGCCACAATGAGGATGTCCGCCCGCCGGGTGTGCGCAGCCAGATCGCGGGTGCCAGTGTGGCATACGGTGACCGTGGCGTTGCCCACGGGTTTTCTCTTCTGGAGGAGAAGGTTGGCAATGGGTTTTCCCACGATGTTGCTCCGGCCTACCACCACCACCTCCGCCCCGTCCACCTGCACTCCGGCCCGATGAAGCATCACCAGAATGCCATGGGGGGTACAGGGCAGAAAACAGGGCTCTCCGATGACCATCTTGCCCACATTTACCGGATGAAAACCGTCTACGTCCTTCCGGGGATCAATGGCGTGAATAACTTTGCGTTCGTCAATGTGTTTGGGAAGGGGAAGCTGAACCAGGATCCCGTGGATCTTTTCGTCCTGATTGTACCTTTCGATCATCTGGAGGAGTTCGTCCTCACTTACATCTTCGGGAAGATTTTCTTGGACCGAATAAAAACCCAGGTCCTTGGCCGTGCGCTGCTTGGCTGTCACGTAAGAAACCGAGGCCGGGTTTTCCCCCACCAGAATGGTCACCAGCCCCGGGACCACCCCGTGCTTTTCCTTAAGCTCCTGAACCTCCTTGCGGAGCTCCTCCCGGATCTCCTGGGAGATTTCCTTCCCGCTGATAATCTTTGCCGCCATGCACAGACCTCCCCCGTCTATTTTGGATCCCCTATTGCAAAGAAGGGACCATACCCCCAATATAACAGAATTGACGATCCTTCAAAGGGATAGGATGTGGGGTTGAGCCGGAAAAGTCCTCCGGGGTGGGGAATTTCGCCCCACCCCGGGGAAAAAATTCTCTGCCCTTTCTAGAAGAGCCCCTTGACCTTTCCGGTTTCCACATCGACGTCGATCCTGCGGTAGGCGGGGTCGGAGCCGGTTCCGGGCATGAGGCTGATGTCCCCGGCCACAGGCACGATAAAGCCCGAGCCCCGGTAGATAAGAACATCCCGCACCCGAAGATTCCAGCCCTTGGGCACCCCCTTCTTGGTGGGATCGTCGGAAAGGGAAAGATGGGTCTTTACCATGCAGATGGGCATCTTGCGCAACTCGGGATCGGACTCCAGATACCGGATCTTTTCTTCGGCCGCCGGAAGATAGACCACCCCGTCGGCCCCGTAGACCTCGCGGGCGATCTTCTCAATGCGGTCCTTGATGGGTTCGTCGAGGTCATACAGGAAACGGAACTCGCTTTTCTCCTCACAGGCCTCCACCACGGCGTCGGCCAGCTCCAGGGCTCCTTCTCCACCCTTGAGCCAGTGCTCGGAGACCGCCACCCGTACTCCGTGTTCCTCGCAGATCCGGCGCACCAGCTCGATCTCGTTCTTGGTGTCGGTGTGGAAGGCATTAAGGCAGACCACCGGGGTGGTTCCGCTCTTTTTCACGATGTTTACACAGTGCATGAGGTTCTCGCAGCCCTTCTCCACCCACTCGAGATTCTCCTCGTAATATTCCTTGGGAATGGGTTTTCCGGGAGGAGGAATGGGGGCCCCGCCGTGACACTTGAGGGCCCGAATGGTGGCCACCACCACCGCACAGTCCGGCGTAAGGCCCGAAAGGCGACACTTGATGTTCCAGAACTTCTCAAAGCCGATGTCCGCGGCAAACCCGGACTCGGTAACCAGATAGTCCGCCAGTTTCAATCCCACGTAGTCGGCGATGATGGAAGACTGCCCGATGGCGATGTTGGCAAAGGGCCCGGCGTGGATAAGGACGGGCTGCCCTTCCAGGGTCTGGATCATGTTGGGATTGATGGCCTCCACCAGCCAGGCGGTCATGGCCCCGGCCACCTCGAGATCCTCGGTGGTGATGGGATTTCCGAATTTGTCGAAGGCCACCACGATACGGCCGATGCGCTCCCGCAGATCCTTGAGATCCTTAGCCACCGCCAGAATGGCCATGACCTCCGAGGCCACGGCGATCCAGAACTTGCTCTCCATGGGATAGCCATCGCGCTTTCCCCCAAGGCCGATCACGATATGGCGCAGGGCCTGGGCACAGTAATCAATCACCCAGCCCATCTCCACCCGTTTGGGATCAATATTGAGGCGCTTAAGCCCCCGCTTGGCCAGAAATTCGTCGTCGTAGTTGGCCTCGTGCTGCATGCGGGCCGTAAGGGCCACCATGGCCAGATTGTGGGCGTTCATCACCGCGTTGATATCTCCGGTCAGTCCCAAAGAAAACTTGTCGAGGGGGATAATCTGGGCCAGTCCTCCACCGGCGGCGCTTCCCTTAATGTTAAAAGTGGGCCCCCCCGAGGGCTGACGCAGGGCTCCGATGACCTTTTTGCCCCGCTTTCCCATACCCTGAATGAGACCGATGGCCGTGGTGGACTTACCCTCTCCCAGAGGCGTGGGCGTAATGGCCGTAACGTCGATGTATTTTCCGTTGGGCCGATCCTTGAGCCTTTCGAGGACCTTCCGGTAGTCGATCTTGGCTACATAGTGCCCGTACGGCAGGAGCTCTTCTTTAGTAAGCCCTAACTCCTCTCCCAACTGATAGACCGTTTTCATGCGTTTTTCACATTCAGCCGCTATCTCCCAATCTTTCATCTTGGTCGGATCTAACTTCATGGCCCCCTCCTTTCTTCTGGACTTTTAGGGCTATCTAATTTATATTTTTTGGTTTGACAAGGGAGACTATGGTCGAGAAAAGGGCACCTTCAGAAATAGTACGGTTTGGGGTCCTTTTAGTAGTCCTTTTTTGGACTCTAGGGCTCTTTATTGAATTGCTCTTGAACTTTAAAGGAAAAAGTCTCTGCCAGGCCACAAGTTGTGTAGTGGTGGGAGAATGGGCGCGCCTTTCCCACCGAGAAATGGTCCTTCTGGGACTGGTCTATTTTCTGGGGCTGGGAGGATTTCTCCTCGGGAAAAAGGAGGGCCTTCTTTATCTATGGGCCTCCGGGGGACTTTTTGCCGAGACGATATTTTTTTTACGCCAGGGGCTGGAATACCACCTCTATTGTCCTTTTTGTCTTTTGGTGGGCCTGGGGGTGGCCCTTTCGGCCCTCCCCCTTTTGGTGTTTCACCGGCCTTCCTGGGGGGCCCTTTTGGGAGGACTTGCCGGGCTCCTTTTGGGTTTTGCCCTCACCGCCACTCCTCTTTCCGCACTCAAGGCCCGGGCCTTTCCGGCCTTCCCGGATCGGCCCCGGGTGCCGGATCTCCTCCTGATATACTCTCCGGACTGTCCCCACTGTCACGAGGTGCTGGACTTCTGTCGCCATCTTCCTCAGGCTAACCTTTACCTTTGTCGCAAGGAGGAGGCCCTGCCCCTTTTCCGGATCTTGGGGCTTTCCGGAGTCCCGGTTCTCATCGTAGATCGGCCTGGCCGCCGGGAGATCCTCGAGGGCTCCCGGGCCATCATCGCCTATCTCGAAAAACGCTTCGGAGGACAAGGTCTTTCTCTCACTCCTCTGGAAAATGGACTCTTTGTCCCGCAAATAGAGACGGGGGTGTGCAGTGAGCTCAAACCCAAATGCGAATGATCTTGCCGGAGCAGGTCTTCTTATCGGAAGCTTTCCCCATCGGGATCACCGGGAGGCGACAGACCTCATCCTGAAATATACTCCGGAGATCCCCTGCTGGCCCCAGCTTCCTGCGCGGGGAGAGGGTATGTTGGTCCAGTTTTCCCGAGGGCTTCCGGGATTTGACCCGGAAGGCCTGCGGGTGGACCCCGAAGCCCCGAATTTTGAAGAGGAAAAGCTCCGTTTTTACGAGGAATATTTGGCGGTCACGGAGGCGGGAAGGCCCCTTTCGGAGACCCGCTTTGCCCTCTCTCCGGAGGAGACCCCCGGCCTTTACGTCCTTTTAGAGGAGGCCCGAGGGGGAAATTTTTTGGCGGTAAAGGGGCAGATCACCGGTCCCTTTACTCTGGCTACGGGCCTTAAGTTTTCCGACGGAAGGGCCCTTTTTTACGATCCGGAGATGCGGGATATGGTCGGCCGCCTGGTGGCCCTCAAAGCCCGCTTCCAGATAGAAACCCTTAAGGCCCTTTCGCCAAGAGTGATCCTCTTTTTAGATGAGCCCGCCCTTTCGGGATTTGGATCCTCGGCCTTTGTAGGGGTTTCCCGGGAGGAGGTCCTTGCCTCCCTCGCAGAAGTAATCCGGGAGATTCACCGGGCCGGAGGCCTGGCCGGGGTCCATGTCTGCGGAAATACGGACTGGAGCCTTCTTCTGGAAAGTCCCTTCGAAATCATCAATTTTGATGCTTATGATTTTTCCGAAAAATTCATAAGTTATGCTCAGGAATTGAAGGAATTTTTTATAAGAGGAGGTTGGGTGGCCTGGGGGCTGGTGCCCACTTTGAGAAAGGAGGCCTTAGAGAAAGAGACCGTGGAGGGTCTTTTTCAGAAATTTCGTTCTTTAATTCAGGGCTTGGCGGAAAAGACGGGACTTGCGGAGGAACTTCTCCTTCAGCGCTCCCTCCTCACTCCTTCCTGCGGAATGGGAACCCTTTCTCTTTCTTTGACTCTTAAGGCCCTTGAGCTCTTAAAGGGCCTCTCGGAAAGGGTCAAAAATTCTTAATTTGTTCTAGTATGTGCTCTACTAATTCTTCGGGGGCTTGGGTTTCACTGGAAAGCTCGAGATGGGCCAGGGCCGAATAAAGGGGGGTCCTTTCTTGGAGCAATTCCCGTACTTCCTCCTCCAGAGATTTTCCGGTAAGGGAGGGGCGCCGGGTCTTTGTATACGGATCCTTCTTTAGCCGTTGCGAAATAGTCTCCGGCGAGGCCTTAAGCCAGATAAATAAGCCCTCTCGGCCCAACTCCTCCATCTCCTTTCGGTGCATTACCGCCCCTCCTCCTACGGCCAACACCACCCTTGGCCGTCCGATGAAATCCCGCAGGGCCTCCCTTTCCGCGCGACGGAAGGTCTCCCACCCCTCTTCCTCCACCACCTCCCGGATGCTTTTCCCCAGGCGTCTTTCTATATAGTGGTCAAGGTCTACGAAGTCCCAGGAAAGTCTTTCGGCCAACAAACGCCCCACAGTACTTTTCCCTGTAGCCCGGAAACCAATAAGGATCACTTTTTGAAGCCACATTTTAAAGAAATCTTTTACAAAGTTTTAACTAAAACAACCAAAAATTAATTGAAAAACTCCTTCCGCTAAATTAAAGAGTTTCCACGACTAATTCAAGTAGTGGCCTTGGAGGGCTTATGGGTTTCTGGAAGGTATATTTTTCCAAAATGAAAGGAGTAACCCAAGCCCCTCCCCGGGCGGCATGGTCCGAGATCGTCTGGTCCTGGATCGGGGCTTTCCTGGGGATTGCTGCCGTAGCTTTTACACATTACCGCATCCTTAGCGGGACGGACCTGGTCATGGTTATCGGCTCTTTCGGGGCCTCTGCAGTCCTTATTTATGGAGCTATTCAAAGTCCCCTGGCCCAGCCCCGAAACCTTATCGGTGGACATATCCTTTCCGCCATTATCGGGGTGACCTGTTACAAAGTCTTTCACGGGGAGATGTGGTTGGCTGCAGCCCTTGCAGTCTCTACAGCCATTGCGGCTATGCACGCCACACGGACCCTCCATCCCCCCGGAGGGGCTACAGCTCTCATCGCGGTCATCGGTAGCGAAAAGGTACATCGTTTGGGGTATCTCTATGCCCTGATCCCCGCGGGACTTGGAGCTCTAATTATGCTGGTGGTAGCTGTGCTGGTGAATAATCTGGCTCCTCGCCGGCGCTATCCAGAGTACTGGTTCTAGCTATAAAGGCCCTGGAGATACTCCCAGAATTCGGGAAAGGATTTGGCCACACAAGCGGGATGGCGAATAATCATTCCCGGAACCGCCAGCCCTAGCACCGCAAAGGCCATGGCTATACGGTGATCGTCGTAGGTGTCAATCTCCGTGCCGTGAAGCTTCCTTCCCCCCTCGATTTCGACTCCGTCCGGGAGTTCTTTTACTAAGGCGCCGCACTTCCGGAGTTCTTTCACCATAGCCGCAATGCGGTCACATTCCTTGTAGCGGAGATGCGGAGCCCCGTAGATACGGCTGCGTCCTTCCGCCACCGCCGCTAGCACACATAGAGTAGGAAAAAGATCCGGGGCCTCCTTGAGATTGACCTCAAAGCCCCGAGGTCTTCCGAAAAACTCCACCCTCACCCCGGGGCCCGAGGGCTCCACCCTCCCGCCGATCTCGGAAAGAAGGTGCAGAAGGAGGGTGTCGGCCTGAGGAGAGTCTGGAGACAGGTTTTCTACCGTGACTTTCCCCCCAAGAAGGGCCGGAAGGATCAAAAAGTATCCGGCGCTTGAGGCATCGCCTTCGACCTCGTAGGTCCGGGAGGTGTAACGCCCCTCAGGCACTTTGAAACCTTCGGCCCTCCTTTCCACCTCTACCCCAAAGGCCCGCATGACCGCGAGAGTCAGGTCCACATAAGGGGTGGAGACCAGCTCTCCCCGGATAGCGATTTCCAACCCTCCCGGAAGATAGGGGCCGAGGAGAAGGAGGGCGGAAACAAACTGACTGCTCTTTTCGGCCGAAAGTTCTACCCGACCGCCCTGAAGCCTCCCGGGCCGAACCTCCACCGGCAAAAAACCTTCCCTTTCCAAACACCGAATCTCCGCCCCCAAAGACCGCAGGGCCTCAAGCAGGGTCCCCATGGGTCGCTCGTGTAACCGGGGCTTCCCGTAGAGGACGGCTCTACCCTTTCGGGCCAGGGCGGCATAGGCCAGGAAAAAACGGGATCCGGTCCCATTGTTTCCAAAAAAGATCTTGATCTGCCCGGAAAAGGCCGGACTCCCTCCCCCTCCCCGGACCCGGAACCCCCCTGCCTCAAGGACCACCTCCGCTCCGGAGGCGGAAAGGGCCCGGGCCAGAAGCTGGGTATCCTCGCTGAGAAGGGGATTTTCGATCCGGCTTTCCCCCTCCGCCAAGGCCGCACAAAGAAGGGCCCGCTGCGTGAGACTCTTGGAACCCGGAAGACGCAGGCTTAGATTCACCGGTCCGGCAAGAGGTTTAATTTTTTTCTTCTCCATGCTTTTTAAGTCTCTCCAGAGCCGCCTGATACATAAGATCTAAGGGAGGATTTTTTCCCGTAAAAAGGCGGAACTGCTCCGCTCCTTGATAAACCAGCATCTTGAGCCCGTCAATGGTAAGGCACCCCGCAGCCTCGGCCTCGGCCAGAAAGCGCGTCCTAAGAGGCACATAGACCAGATCCATGGCCGCCCGAAAATTATGAAAGACTTCTTTTGGGACCGGGCTCTCCCAGCTTTTAAGCCCTACGCTGGTGGTCTGGATGATGACTTCCCCTGAGGCCTGAGAGATCTCGGAAAGAGGAAAGGCCCGTCCCCCCAGGCTCTGAACCAAGGCTTGGGCCCGCTCCAGAGTCCGATTGTAAACCTCCACCTCGGCCCCGGCCTCCCTCAGGGCAAAGACCACCGCCCGGGCCGCTCCTCCAGCCCCTACCACCGCCGCCCGCCGGCCCCGCAGATTAAGACCGGCCTCCTCCAGACTGCGCTTGACTCCAATCCAGTCGGTATTGGTCCCCCAGAGGCGCCCTTCCCGGTTGACCACGGTATTTACCGCCCCGATCTTCCGGGCCACCGGATCGATCTCCTCGAGATAAAGCATCACCGTTTCTTTGTGAGGGATGGTTACCGAAAGACCGCCGATTCCCAGGGCTCGAACCCCTACCATAGCCTGGGGCAAAAGATCCGGGGGCACCTCAAAGGCCCCATAGACCGCAGGAATCCCCAAGGCCCGCAGGGCCGCGTTGTGCATCGCTGGAGAAAGAGAATGGGCCACCGGATATCCCAGGACCCCCAAGACCCTCATTTAGACCCCCAGAATTTTGAGGACTTTACGCAGATCTTCCGCTACCAACTGCCCCGGAGCAGTCTCGGCTCCGGTTCGGGAAGCGGCAAAGGTAAAAGGAGCTCCGAGAAAAAGGGAGACCGCCCGGGTCCAGCGCCCTGCCGGCCCCATGCCAAAGGCCACTAGCGGAAGATCAAATTTGCGCCGGGCCCAAACGATGAGGGAAAGCAACTCTAACCCCTCCTCCGGCCTACGCACCATGCAAACCACCTTGCCCACATCGGCCTTCAGCTCAACCATTTCTTTAATTTTATCACATAAGTATGCTTTAGATGGAGTTTTTTGAAAATTATGATAGGAAAGGATAAGGCGGGTTTCCCGGAGTCCGGAGCGCAGCTGGGCCACGGCCTCCGGACCGCAGGCTAACTCCAGATCCACGAAGGAGGCTCCGTGGGTGGCCGCCTCCCGGAGCCAGAAAAGGCGTTCTTCTAAAGGGGCCGGGCGAAGACCCCCTTCCTCTTGTGCCCGAAAGGTAAAGATAAGGGGCTTGGAAAGAGAGAAAAAGGGGGCTACGGCCGGCTCCCTTAGGGCATCCAGACGGATCTCAAAGAGATCGGCCTCTGGTCCGGAGGCTAGGATTCGCTTAGCCTCCTCCACCGTGGGCGCGGCCACGGAGATACATATCATTTAGGCCTCAGGAGGGGTTACTCCGGCCAAGTATTCCGCAATGGCCCGATCGTAACGCCAGGTAGTCTCAAAGACCTTGCGGGCCAACTCAAACCTGGTACGCAAGGTAGTGGACCCCCCGTGGGCCCGCATTTCCGCAAGCACCCTTTCGTAGTCCGCAGGATCCACGATTACCGTGACATATTTGAAATTTTTGGCCGCCGCCCGCAAAAGTGTAGGCCCCCCGATGTCAA
This portion of the Thermosulfurimonas marina genome encodes:
- a CDS encoding type I 3-dehydroquinate dehydratase, which produces MICISVAAPTVEEAKRILASGPEADLFEIRLDALREPAVAPFFSLSKPLIFTFRAQEEGGLRPAPLEERLFWLREAATHGASFVDLELACGPEAVAQLRSGLRETRLILSYHNFQKTPSKAYLCDKIKEMVELKADVGKVVCMVRRPEEGLELLSLIVWARRKFDLPLVAFGMGPAGRWTRAVSLFLGAPFTFAASRTGAETAPGQLVAEDLRKVLKILGV